In the Dolichospermum flos-aquae CCAP 1403/13F genome, CCATTACCAATATTTGTGTGGGGAAATTATGGTGGTGCAGTCAAAAGAGCGATCGCTGCATTAAAATATGAGAATCAGCCACAAATTGGTTATGTGTTAGGAGAATGGTTAGGGGAATCATGGTTATTACATTCACCGCAACCACAACAACAGCTTTTAGTTGTTCCTATCCCTATGCACCCCAAAAAACAAAAACAACGGGGCTTTAATCAAGCTGCATTAATAGCTGAAGGTTTTTGTAATGTGACAGGATACAAATTGAAAATCAATGGTTTAGAACGCATTAAGGAAACCAAAGCACAATTTAGTTTATCCGCAGTTCAAAGACAAGAAAATTTAGTAAATGCTTTTGTGATTGGTAAAGATTTGCGTCGTCATCCCCATATACCAATCTTATTAGTGGATGATATTTATACTACTGGTGCTACTGTTAAAGCTGCTGTACAGACTCTTGAACAACATCAAATTACAGTCTTGGGTGTAGCTGCTGTTGCCACGACAAATAAATAAAAATCAAGCTATATTAGATTAGTTACCCTGTATTTCTGGGAACAGTATTTCAATTTATGAAAAAGATTTTTGCAGTGGGTTTCAGAAACATCTTAATTATTCCTATTACATTACTAACAATGGGGATTTGGATCAAAACAGCCTCAGCACAAAATAAGTTATATAGCCCTATTCCGTTAACTAATTTGACAGAAATTTCTGATACCTTATCAAACAAAGATATTCCCACAGGACAAGGGGGATTTGCTCGTGATTATGCAATCAAATTAAATCAGGGTGATAATCTATCTATTGATTTGTCATCGGAAAACTTTGACAGCATTATTACACTATTAGCACCCAATGGTTCAACAGCAGGAGAAAATGATGATGCTCCCGACGGTACAAGTAATTCTCTATTATTTACCCGCATTACA is a window encoding:
- a CDS encoding ComF family protein yields the protein MIKIFKNLLSLFLKSSCPLCQRPTPRELCPYCIKQIQICHKQNPAYLWKQPLPIFVWGNYGGAVKRAIAALKYENQPQIGYVLGEWLGESWLLHSPQPQQQLLVVPIPMHPKKQKQRGFNQAALIAEGFCNVTGYKLKINGLERIKETKAQFSLSAVQRQENLVNAFVIGKDLRRHPHIPILLVDDIYTTGATVKAAVQTLEQHQITVLGVAAVATTNK
- a CDS encoding PPC domain-containing protein, with the translated sequence MKKIFAVGFRNILIIPITLLTMGIWIKTASAQNKLYSPIPLTNLTEISDTLSNKDIPTGQGGFARDYAIKLNQGDNLSIDLSSENFDSIITLLAPNGSTAGENDDAPDGTSNSLLFTRITETGTYIVRVHSFGETGVGKFKLKVTKLQPVK